The following are from one region of the Cryptococcus deuterogattii R265 chromosome 8, complete sequence genome:
- a CDS encoding cyclin H: MVLSGQATPSEAGPSKPSLTPGPSAYHESSQFRHWRFSPSTLDRIRSELNTKSVEVARRNTELEKEAQKSLGHDIADPPPAATYLTVNDELLLLHFYCSQVSRICREGFGLPEVVESTAISYVKRFYLKNSVMEWHPKIIMPTCLYLAAKTTNFPISADQFVSKIPKLTSEDVLEKEFLVAQSLSFEFWVHGADKALRGWTLDMQDQPNPPLDAIQKAIAPAFTHLSTSYLSDAEFIFTPSQISLACLRMADKKLVESFLEGRYAAHAAAIASKSVDGAEESGTGTPIQGPAPLYGMEKARLLEILGQIEAIIQTAAVGLDVKKVKEVDKRLRQCTNPEKIPGTALYIKRKQETEAAEAAAKAAKTLKAQSSAADSNVFFGGSLPLANAQSKSRVPLSPRVNLNGNQKAGGAEVEMSDTGMGIQGESGGLAMGGKGLKDVGLPLSKD, translated from the exons ATGGTCCTATCAGGACAAGCTACACCATCAGAGGCGGGGCCATCGAAGCCCTCTTTGACTCCAGGCCCTTCCGCGTACCACGAATCTTCACAGTTCCGTCACTGGCGCTTTTCCCCGTCGACGTTGGATAGAATACGGTCGGAGTTGAATACCAAATCGGTCGAAGTGGCTAGGAGGAATACGGAGCTAGAGAAG GAAGCTCAAAAATCACTAGGGCACGACATTGCCGACCCACCACCAGCCGCAACTTATCTTACAGTCAACGATGAacttttgcttctccaCTTTTATTGTTCGCAAGTATCTAGGATCTGTCGGGAAGGCTTTGGCCTTCCAGAGGTGGTAGAATCTACAGCAATCAGCTATGTTAAAAGGTTCTACCTTAAGAACAGTGTCATGGAATGGCATCCTAAAATCATCAT GCCAACATGCCTTTATCTAGCTGCGAAAACCACCaattttcccatttccgCGGACCAATTCGTGTCCAAGATCCCAAAGCTCACTTCAGAAGATGTCTTGGAGAAAGAGTTTCTGGTCGCTCAAAGCCTGTCCTTCGAGTTCTGGGTGCATGGAGCGGATAAGGCTTTGAGAGGTTGGACACTGGATATGCAA GATCAACCGAATCCGCCACTAGATGCAATTCAAAAGGCCATCGCACCAGCTTTTACACATCTCTCCACATCCTACCTTTCAGATGCCGAATTTATTTTTACACCGTCGCAAATATCCTTAGCTTGCTTGAGAATGGCGGACAAAAAGCTGGTTGAAAGCTTCTTGGAAGGGCGGTATGCTGCTCATGCGGCTGCGATCGCTTCAAAGTCAGTGGATGGGGCTGAAGAAAGCGGAACTGGAACACCAATCCAAGGGCCTGCACCTCTATATGGTATGGAAAAAGCCAGGCTCTTGGAGATCCTTGGACAAATTGAAGCCATAATCCAGACAGCTGCCGTCGGATTGGATgtcaagaaggtgaaggaggttgaTAAGCGATTGAGACAATGTACGAACCCCGAAAAGATCCCGGGAACTGCCTT ATATATCAAGCGAAAACAGGAGACAGAGGCGGCTGAGGCAGCAGCTAAAGCAGCTAAAACGCTCAAGGCTCAGTCTTCCGCCGCGGATAGCAACGTGTTCTTCGGTGGTTCTCTTCCACTGGCCAACGCTCAAAGCAAATCAAGGGTCCCTTTGTCCCCGCGAGTCAATCTCAATGGCAATCAGAAAGCTGGAGGGGCTGAAGTGGAAATGAGCGATACTGGGATGGGTATCCAGggggaaagtggaggaCTTGCaatgggagggaaaggattAAAGGATGTGGGCCTACCTTTATCAAAGGATTAA
- a CDS encoding dynein intermediate chain cytosolic — protein sequence MSDRRRQEIEEKRAKLAELRRARDERKQLLAQAEKGSGLGSAEPLTTNRRDVNELVDSLLARPATPLTGPSSTRPSTIGTPARPSGSTPPASIPGTPGGRVSRLSNEESLSRAAGSTVGGTSIGVPANIDQESMVSPSPFQTVDFVDHQAELFELPSKSAKAAPVTYSKAIQTMTSTSTSTDDIDYDGAQSDGEDDTGRRRRRKGAADENGKETEDEMRKRILEELDEERKSLEKELRELRTKTEELKIAELSDEQRQAIFAAPDFTSFIEESTRIVQRALSDGYDYIKDYTIGIDGAFDESEGQKVKLFCAFSDERWTNGRSVTDVDWSPKFPELSVASYNKNPSAVNDPDGIVAVWNLHLLERPEFVFHSPSDVLSVSFSPYHPTLIFGGTYSGQVLLWDTRAKHLPVLKTPLSATGHTYPIYAMKMVGTQNANNLISSSTDGLVCSWLADMLAQPQEALPLTMPAHSKSDEVSITCFDFPDNETSTFWIGTEEGSVYQANRYDRASAKAGLNSEEAYRGHAAPVTGIHFHPGTGSIDFSDLFLTSSVDWTVKLWRTKAASNTKGASGMQASGKGEDKTVAPVHSFEEANDYVFDVKWHPHHPAVFGTVDGSGKFDLWNLNQDVEVPIVSTNVSSRAINKLAWDRSATARKVALGSSDGKVYIHDVAEKLVMPRDSEWVEMQKNVQSLAASRESANGVLGSESVSGATGKYRL from the exons ATGAGTGACAGGAGACGGCAAGAGatcgaggaaaagagagcaAAGCTTGCAGAGCTCAGAAGAGCCAGGGACGAACGAAAACAGCTCCTTGCTCAAGCAGAGAAAGGCTCAGGTTTAGGTTCAGCTGAA CCATTGACCACAAACAGAAGAGATGTCAATGAACTGGTCGATTCACTCTTGGCCCGACCCGCAACACCACTCACAggcccatcctccacccgCCCATCAACAATCGGTACCCCTGCCAGACCATCTGGGTCAACTCCTCCGGCTAGTATACCAGGTACGCCAGGCGGCAGAGTAAGTCGGCTGAGCAATGAGGAGAGCTTGAGCAGAGCTGCCGGCTCGACAGTCGGGGGAACATCGATTGGTGTGCCGGCAAATATTGATCA GGAAAGTATGGTCTCGCCTTCTCCGTTCCAGACCGTAGACTTTGTGGATCATCAGGCAGAGCTGTTTGAGCTCCCGTCAAAG TCCGCTAAAGCGGCGCCTGTCACCTATTCGAAAGCTATTCAAACTATGACCTCCACGTCTACCTCTACGGATGACATTGATTATGATGGTGCTCAATccgatggagaagatgacacTGGTCGCCGGCGAAGACGAAAAGGCGCAGCAGACgagaatggaaaagaaactgaggatgagatgcGGAAGAGGATATTGGAAGAactggatgaagagagaaaatcTTTGGAAAAAGAGCTTAGGGAATTGAGAACGAAGACGGAAGAGCTGAAAATCGCTG AGTTATCGGATGAACAACGACAAGCCATTTTTGCAGCACCAGATTTTACGTCGTTCATCGAAGAGTCTACTCGAATCGTCCAAAGGGCCCTAAGCGATGGGTACGATTACATCAAAGACTACACTATTGGTATCGACGGTGCATT TGACGAGTCAGAGGGACAAAAAGTTAAACTGTTCTGTGCCTTTTCAGATGAGCGTTGGACAAATGGAAGATCTGTAACAGACGTGGACTGGTCACCCAAA TTCCCTGAGTTGAGTGTCGCGTCCTATAATAAAAACCCTTCTGCAGTCAACGATCCCGACGGCATCGTTGCAGTTTGGaaccttcatctcctcgaAAGACCTGAATTTGTCTTTCACTCTCCC TCGGACGTACTTTCCGTATCTTTTTCACCCTATCATCCTACTCTCATTTTCGGTGGCACATACTCTGGTCAAGTACTCCTGTGGGATACCCGAGCAAAGCATCTGCCGGTTCTGAAAACCCCATTATCAGCCACCGGCCACACCTATCCCATTTACGCTATGAAGATGGTTGGCACGCAGAATGCCAACAACCTTATTTCCAGTAGTACAGATGGGCTCGTTTGTTCCTGGTTAGCTGATATGCTGGCTCAACCACAA GAAGCTCTTCCACTTACCATGCCTGCTCATAGCAAGTCCGACGAGGTGTCCATCACGTGTTTCGACTTCCCTGATAACGAGACATCAACTTTCTGGATTGGtactgaagaaggatcCGTCTACCAGGCCAATCGTTACGACCGTGCATCTGCCAAGGCAGGACTCAATTCTGAAGAAGCGTATCGCGGCCATGCCGCTCCTGTTACAGGTATCCACTTCCACCCCGGTACAGGTTCGATTGACTTCTCCGATCTTTTCCTTACCAGCTCTGTCGATTGGACAGTTAAACTGTGGCGAACGAAAGCTGCTAGCAATACAAAGGGAGCTTCCGGAATGCAGGCCagtggaaagggagaagacaAGACCGTGGCCCCTGTGCACTCATTTGAAGAGGCAAACGACTATGTGTTTGATGTCAAATGGcatcctcaccatcccGCTGTGTTTGGTACTGTTGACGGGTCTGGAAAGTTTGACTTATGGAATCTTAACCAGGATGTTGAA GTACCTATCGTCTCAACCAATGTCTCTTCCCGTGCAATCAACAAGCTCGCCTGGGATCGCTCAGCGACAGCACGCAAGGTTGCTTTGGGCTCATCTGACGGCAAGGTGTACATCCATGATGTAGCAGAGAAGTTAGTCATGCCTCGGGATAGTGAATGGGTGGAAATGCAGAAGAATGTGCAGAGTTTGGCTGCCAGCAGAGAAAGTGCAAATGGTGTGCTTGGAAGCGAGAGCGTCTCGGGAGCTACAGGAAAATATAGGTTATGA
- a CDS encoding choline kinase encodes MDDQRIHPACLNDRIDFRAYSSRDVHPAHVVQHGGHPTRPPVEPAGPPLSPLALASTVLASSSDSYSSSQSGSRSLQRHRRTSGSSFSKLSEFSLDPPLLDKKDQYAASPDQIDENGVNDVRHVALSVDASEWRHPVFKQKVLAILRRLHVPRWSSPLLTPTNVHLQKVSGAMTNAVFFVSFNPAPNPTSPSESPLLTPTIPPSDPSHPPPLTPDQYPHTLLFRVYGPSSDALISRSEELRILHVLSTQYGIGPRIFGTFTNGRVEEFFPSRALTAQELRDPIISRGIARRMRELHSVDLRLLGYEQGRATEPALWICLKEWSEAAEDVISSLTSLGGTLEAWVERLSLHRIQEEISIYRNFVESQTGKGNGVVFAHNDTHYGNLLRLDVELPPNTPEHCRYIVIDFEYASPNPRGYDIANHFHEWRANYHHPTLSHSLIPHFPYPTPNQREDFYRAYLSVEVDGRNGEEVVGKRKDVPADKVAALEREVRIWSPGCSINWALWGLVQAEEQICALVTKKEGYVPEFDYLAYATERLEMFRNEAKKLGVPL; translated from the exons atggatgatcaGCGGATACATCCGGCGTGCCTAAATGACAGGATTGACTTCCGTGCCTATTCATCACGCGACGTCCAC CCTGCACACGTCGTCCAGCATGGTGGTCACCCCACCCGCCCTCCCGTCGAGCCAGCAGgccctcccctctcccccctGGCACTCGCCTCCACTGTCCTTGCAAGCAGCTCAGACTCCTACTCGTCCTCGCAATCTGGGTCAAGGTCGCTGCAAAGGCATAGAAGGACATCAGGAAGCAGCTTTTCAAAGTTGTCCGAGTTCAGCTTGGACCCTCCCCTTCTCGATAAAAAGGATCAGTACGCTGCCTCGCCTGACCAAATTGACGAAAACGGTGTCAACGACGTTCGGCATGTTGCGCTGAGTGTGGATGCGAG CGAATGGCGGCATCCAGTTTTCAAGCAAAAAGTCCTGGCTATCTTGCGACGCCTC CACGTTCCGAGATGgtcctctcctcttttaACGCCCACCAACGTCCACCTTCAAAAAGTCTCAGGGGCCATGACAAATGCCgtcttttttgtttctttcaATCCCGCTCCGAACCCAACTTCGCCTTCGGAATCGCCCCTGCTAACCCCTACCATTCCTCCATCCGACCCATCCCACCCTCCACCACTCACTCCCGATCAGTATCCGcacactcttctcttcagaGTCTATGGCCCTTCCTCTGATGCACTAATCTCCCGATCGGAAGAATTACGTATACTCCACGTTCTTAGTACTCAATATGGCATTGGCCCCAGAATTTTTGGCACTTTTACCAATGGCCGAGTCGAGGAATTCTTCCCATCACGCGCTTTGACCGCTCAAGAATTACGCGACCCAATTATTTCTCGTGGCATTGCTCGGCGGATGCGCGAACTTCATTCAGTGGACTTGCGTCTCTTGGGATACGAACAAGGTCGCGCTACGGAGCCCGCATTATGGATATGTCTCAAAGAATGGTCCGAAGCAGCCGAGGATGTTATCAGCTCTTTAACATCTCTGGGCGGGACATTGGAAGCGTGGGTAGAGCGTTTATCCTTGCATCGTATCCAGGAAGAAATTTCAATCTATCGGAACTTTGTGGAATCGCAAACTGGAAAAGGTAACGGCGTGGTGTTTGCTC ACAATGACACGCACTATGGAAATCTGTTACGCCTCGATGTTGAGCTTCCGCCCAACACGCCTGAACACTGTCGT TATATTGTGATTGACTTTGAGTATGCCTCTCCCAACCCCCGTGGGTACGATATTGCCAACCATTTCCACGAATGGCGAGCAAACTACCATCACCCAACTCTCTCTCATTCTCTCATTCCTCATTTCCCCTACCCCACACCTAATCAGCGTGAAGATTTTTATCGAGCATACTTATCGGTCGAagtggatggaaggaatggCGAAGAAGTGGTAGGCAAACGCAAGGATGTTCCAGCAGACAAGGTCGCTGCTCTTGAACGTGAAGTAAGGATTTGGAGTCCGGGGTGCAGTATAAACTGGGCGTTATGGGGTTTGGTTCAAGCTGAAGAACAGATCTGTGCCTTGGTCacgaaaaaggaagggtATGTCCCAGAATTCGATTATCTT GCGTACGCCACTGAGCGACTTGAAATGTTCCGGAATGAAGCCAAGAAGCTCGGAGTTCCGTTATAG